The genomic window CGAAACGCCACAGGGAATTAACAGAAGCTGTCACGCGTTTTTTAGCTAAAGACATGATGCCCGTTAACACCGTGAGCAGAGAAGGCTTTGTGAGTCTAATTAACAAATTGGACCGGAGATATCAGCTGCCATCGAGAAATTTCTTTTCTCAAGTCGCAATTCCACAGATGTACGACACATGCGTAAAGACAGTGAGCACCGAGCTGCGTCAAGTGGACTTCTACGCTAGCACCACTGACCTGTGGTCCAGTCGTACGACTGAGCCCTACACGAGCTTTACCGTTCACTTTCTTACTCAAGACTTTGAATTAAAAGCACGTTGTCTGGGTGTTGTATATTTCCCCGAATCCCACACCAGTGAAAACATAGCCCATGGACTGCGGGAAGTTTTAGCCAGCTGGAACTTAAAAGAAGAGAATCAAGTGTCCATTACTACAGACAACGGCGCTAATGTGGTGAAAGCTACCGAAGTTAACAATTGGGTCCGACTACAATGCTTTGGTCACCGCTTGCATTTGGCCATCGGTGagtatttgtttatatttgcaataattaaatgaaaacagaaaaaggtATAGTTATTTGTATTGTATAGTTGAATGTAGTATATAGGCATGGTATTTTAGATTatatttcggtaacactttagaataatggtctTTAGTTAACATTgcttaactacattagttaacatgaactaataatgaactgcacttataaagcatttatttatctttgttaatgttaatttcaacatttactaatacatcttgttaacattagttaatgcactgtgaaccaACATGAACAAACCATGagcagctgtatttttattaactaacgttaacaaagatgaacaaattCAGTAACAAATGAACTGCTCacggttagttcatgttagttaatacattgaccattattctaaagtgttaccaatatttcttttttataatataatatttaagaaaatgtttatttaggaaatatatagtaaattgtagCTGACTGTTTTCTATCTCAAATTCTGTtatataaaattgtaattataatATTGCCATGTTATTTAACCCTGTATGTTCTTGTTATGTTTTGTCTTCTCTCTTCAGAAAATGCTGTTAAAGGTGATGAGCGCATTACTCGAGCTGTTGGTCTTTGCAAAAGATTAGTGGGACATTTCTCCCACAGCTGGAAGGAGAAGATGGCcctgaaaaatgcacaaaaagagCACAACCTCCCGGAACACTTCCTCATCACAGAATGCCCTACAAGGTGGGGTTCGAGACAGAAAATGATTCAGACAGTTCTGGAGCAGCAGCGGGCCATAAGCGATGTCCTGTCAGCAAACAGAAAGTCAAGACATTTGGTTCCTTCTTGGCAGGACCTAGATGTACTTGAGTCTATAAACCAGGCATTGCAGCCTCTGCAAGAATTTACAGATGCTCTGTCAGGTGAAAGTTACGTAAGCGTTTCGTATGTGAAACCTGTACTTCACTTGATGAACACCTCAGTTCTTGCTGCAAAGGAAGAAGACAATGATTTAACAAAGTCTATAAAGATGAAGATTCTGGACTACATGAACAGTAAGTACGACAACCCAGCAACTCAAGAACTTCTGGACATGACCTCTTTTATGGACCCCAGATTCAAAGTCGGCTACATCAGCAGTGACAAGGTGTCAGACATCAGTGCCAGGGTGATGTCTGAAATTGAAGCAACTGTGTCAAAGGTAAATGTTTATATGACAATAGTAAGTTATAATAATGCACTATTACTAGATTTGATTGcaatatttactttatttctctATTTTAGGAGCAAAGCCTAAGTAATCAAGATCACCAGGGCATGGGTCCATCAGATGTCATCCCAAAGAAGGCCAAAAAATCTCTGGGCAGTTTCTTCAAGACATCCCCAGCTCCATCATCTATGGTACCATCGCACGCTGTGGAGGCGGAACTGAACAGCTACTTGGTGTCTCCCACCATAGACAGTGAGATGGACCCTCTCACTTGGTGGAGACTCCATCAGGTCAACTTCCCACACCTGAGTAAACTAGCCAGAAAGTATCTCTGTATACCTGCAACTAGTTCACCTTCAGAGAGACTTTTTAGTACAGCAGGAAATGTTGTGACATGCCAACGCACATGTTTAAAACCTACCAAGGTCAATATGCTAGTTTTCCTGGCAAAAAACCTGAAATAAAATTCCTTTCACTGTTAAGCACATATGGCATTGCATTGTCCTGAAATATGTGTTAAtacttaattattttattcttgTGGATGTTGACGATGTTAGTATTTCCACTaaatacaaatttatttaaGGCCTGTACACTTTGTTTAatagtatatttttatttaaaaaaacaggcAAGAAAGagaatattttgttaaaatgctctttttttttgtttcaacaTGCTCTTGATGATTGCATGGTTACATGTGAATAAAAAACTAATGTTTGAGAGTAatgcactttttttgtgtttgcaGGTCTATGGTAACGGCAAACCAGAAATCAGAATATGTGCTGAGGTTTTCAGTCATTCATAGTGTTTTAAAGTCTAAACGTTTGCACCttgacagttaaaaaaaaaaaaaaaaacaatttaaaaaaaaaagccagatGGGGACTGTTTAATTGCCTTTGTTCACAGTGCATTTAATTAGATCAGAAGATTATCTATTACCTGTTTGTTTTAGTATGATCATTACattacaattttttaaataGCTAATAAATCTAGCATTTCTCTAGGGAAATGTGATATCGCAAGAAATATCGTTATCGCAATATTCAACAACAATATTGCATATCGCACATTTTCccaatatcgtgcagccctaaacGGTACACGTATTCGTACTGAACCGTCACAGTTAGGGAcaaatacatgtaccgttacacccctactaatgacatttcaaaacactcacAATAGAGACACGATGTCAGTAAACTTATTCTAAGCAAATCGACAAATTAGAAAAATTAGTACTTACCAATGCTTACTTCACGTGTAAATCAGTCGTCTTTGCGTGTTTATAAACAACTCTGTATTACACTAACAAAGTCTGCCTGATGGCCAAATTGGGAATAGAAAGCCTTCAAAAATACACTGCAAATACGGAAAAACTAGaatgaaaaggaaaaaagcTGGCCCTGAGAGTGTGTTTCAGGCTGAAAGCTTCATGCACAGCTCAAAACCCTTTGTTCAGTtatgtatgagtgtgtgttaatGGGCAGGCAATTATGCAACCTTGATGGGAAACTTTAGAGTGAACGAGTGGTAGCACTAGAGCTCTAAAATATCAGCATTAACACAATTTCAGCCTACACGGCTCTCAATGCCAACCTCAAACCACCTCCACTCTTTCTTTCTTGCAGTCTGTCTCACTTTCCTTTGGCTCCTCACATTCCCTCTGAACGCCCGTGGGCTgtatctctctctcactcatgcTTGTTTGATAACGTCTTCTCTTACTTTTATCCTAAGGTGGTTTTGTAAAGatctaaagtttttttttttttttccagcagaTAGTTTGTATAAAATCCAGTTCATTCATTTCACTTCCTGACCCTCATGCCAAGCCAAATGCAGTTCAGGGTGGCCTGAGTCTGGAAACTTATAAAAGTCTCTGCATGCAGCCTGAGAC from Chanodichthys erythropterus isolate Z2021 chromosome 24, ASM2448905v1, whole genome shotgun sequence includes these protein-coding regions:
- the LOC137015553 gene encoding E3 SUMO-protein ligase ZBED1-like, which encodes MIQTVLEQQRAISDVLSANRKSRHLVPSWQDLDVLESINQALQPLQEFTDALSGESYVSVSYVKPVLHLMNTSVLAAKEEDNDLTKSIKMKILDYMNSKYDNPATQELLDMTSFMDPRFKVGYISSDKVSDISARVMSEIEATVSKEQSLSNQDHQGMGPSDVIPKKAKKSLGSFFKTSPAPSSMVPSHAVEAELNSYLVSPTIDSEMDPLTWWRLHQVNFPHLSKLARKYLCIPATSSPSERLFSTAGNVVTCQRTCLKPTKVNMLVFLAKNLK